One Algoriphagus sp. Y33 genomic window, TCTCTTTCAAAGCAGGGACGATTTCGTCCACATACTTTTGCTTGATTCTTGGATTAGCCATTGATCACCTCCCCGGTTTTCTTAGAGTATCTTACTAATTTACCATTTTCGCCTTCTTTGCGACCTGTCCTGGTGGCTTCACCGGTTTTAGGATCTACAAGTTTCAGGTTACTGATATGGATAGAAGCTTCTTTCTTTTCGATGCCTCCCTGAGGCTTAGCTGCTGTAGGCTTCACGTGTTTGGTGATCATGTTGAGTCCCTCTACGATTGCTCTGCTTTTCAGCTTATCTACGGAAAGTACTTTTCCTGTTTTGCCCTTGTCATCACCAGCGATCACTTTTACAGTGTCACCGGTTTTGATATGAAGCTTTGTTTGCTTGTTCATTTTCTTTACCATGATTACAATACTTCAGGAGCCAATGAAACGATTTTCATAAACTGCTTCTCTCTCAACTCTCTGGCCACAGGGCCGAAGATACGAGTGCCTCTTGGCTCATCGTTGTTGTTCAATAACACAGCTGCGTTATCCTCGAATCGGATATAAGAACCGTCTTTTCTTCTTATTTCCTTACGGGTACGCACGATAACCGCTCTTGACACGGTACCTTTTTTCATGCTACTGGAAGATAGAGCCGATTTTACTGTCACTACGACTTTATCGCCGATGGAAGCATATCGCTTTTTGGTTCCTCCCAATACGCGGATTACCAATACCTCTTTGGCACCAGAGTTGTCCGCTACGCTTAGTCTTGATTCTTGCTGGATCATAATTACTTAGCCCTTTCAATAATTTCAACTACTCTCCAACGCTTGTTCTTACTCAGCGGACGAGTTTCGCTTATTTTCACGAGGTCACCTGGGTTACACTCGTTTTTCTCGTCATGAGCCATAAATTTGGTTGTTTTGGCAACAAACTTACCGTACATGGCGTGCTTTACGCGACGCTCTACTGCAACGGTAATGGACTTGTCCATTTTGTTACTTACCACCTTACCAACTCTTTCTTTTCGAAGATTTCTCTCTATCGTAGCCATATTCTTTTTGTTAGCTAGTTATTTGGCAGCCAATGCAGTCTTTAATCTTGCGATAAAGCGCTTGGTCTCGCGGATTCTGTTAGGATTCTCTATAGGAGAAATCGAGTGCGCAAACCTAAGTTTGGTTAGATTCTCCTGCTCAGCGACAAGTCGCTCGGCGATTTCACTTACTGAAAGTGAATTGATCTCTGTATTTTTCATAGTGCTTATAATTCAGCGTAATCTCTACGAACAACAAATCTGGTACTTACAGGTAGCTTTTGCTGTGCAAGTCTCAACGCCTCCTGAGCTGTCTCCAGGCTCACGCCTGTAGCTTCGAAAAGGATCGTTCCGGGCTTGATAACGGCCACCCAATACTCAGGAGCACCTTTACCTTTACCCATACGAACCTCAGCGGGCTTTTTAGTGATAGGCTTATCAGGGAAAATCCTGATCCAAACCTGTCCTTCTCTTTTCATTGCTCTCGTCATGGCGATACGAGCTGCCTCGATCTGACGGGATGTAATCCATCCTGGCTCAAGGGACTTGATGCCAAAGTTGCCAAAAGAAAGCGTATGCCCTCTTTGTGCAATGCCTTTGACACGGCCCTTTTGCATTTTCCTATATTTAGTTCTTTTTGGCTGTAACATGAGTTCTCACTTATGGGGTGAAAATTAGTTATTTCTTTTTCTTCGTCTTGGACCGTCATTTCTCTTAGGGCCTGCATTACGAGCACCTTTTGGCTCATTGGCAGCTCCCTGGTTTGGAGAAAGGTCTCTTTTACCGTACACTTCACCTTTGAAGATCCAAACTTTGATTCCGATCAATCCATAAACCGTAAGGGCTTCGGATAATGCATAATCAATATCTGCTCTCAATGTGTGAAGAGGAATTCTTCCTTCTTTGTACATTTCAGAACGGGCCATTTCGGCTCCGCCTAGACGTCCAGAAAGTTTAACTTTAATTCCTTCCGCTCCCACTCTCATGGATGCTGCGATAGCTTGCTTCATAGCTCTTCTAAAAGAAATTCTTGCTTGAAGCTGCTGAGCGATCGATTCACCTACCAATTTCGCATCTAACTCAGGACGCTTGATCTCGAAGATATTAATCTGAATATCCTTATTGGTAATATTCTTTAATTCTTCTTTCAGTTTATCTACTTCGGCTCCGCCTTTACCAATTACAACACCTGGACGGGCAGTATGAATCGTAAGAGTGATTCTCTTAAGCGTACGCTCGATAATCACTTTAGAAATACCCCCCTTAGGAATTCTGGCAAGGACGTACTTACGGATCTTCTGATCTTCATGCAGCTTTTCAGCAAAGTCTTTCCCACCATACCAGTTGGAATCCCAGCCTTTGACTACACCAAGTCTAAATCCTATTGGGTTGATCTTTTGTCCCATAGTCTGTTCTTAATTTGCCTTTTCGTTTGTTTCTACTACGTCAGCGGTAACTTCCTGATCATTGAATGAATCAACGATTAGAGTTACATGATTTGATCTTTTGCGGATTCTATGGCCTCTGCCTTGAGGAGCCGGTCTCAATCTCTTAAGAGATCTTCCTTCATCCACCATTACGGTTTTGATGAACAGATCAGCTTCTTCTAGCTTAGCGTCAGGATTCTTTGCTTGCCAGTTGGCTACAGCAGAAAGCAACAACTTTTCAAGTCTGATAGCTCCGTGATTCGGAGTAAACTTCAAAATGCTAAGTGCCAATCCTACTCTCTTGCCTCTGACAAGGTCAGCCACAAGGCGCATCTTACGCGGAGAGGTAGGGACATTATTTAATTTTGCTAATGCTTCCATGATTATCTCTTTCCTTTATCTTTTTTGGCAATGTGGCCTCTGAAATTTCTGGTAGGAGCAAATTCACCTAGCTTATGACCTACCATGTTGTCTGTTACAAATACCGGAATGAATTTATTTCCATTATGCACAGCGAAGGTATGTCCTACGAAATCCGGAGAAATCATTGATTTTCTTGACCAAGTCTTGATTACCGATTTCTTTCCCGATTCGTTCTGAGCATCCACTTTCTTCACAAGATGGTGCTCGATATAAGGACCTTTTTTTAATGAACGTGCCATAATTATTTAGATCTTTTACTTACGATGAACTTGTTTGAATACTTCTTAGGAGATCTTGTTTTCTTGCCTTTAGACAATAGACCTTTTCTGGATCTAGGATGTCCTCCGGAAGAACGACCTTCCCCACCACCCATAGGGTGATCCACCGGGTTCATCGCAACACCTCTTACACGAGGTCTTGACCCCAGCCATCTTTTACGGCCGGCTTTACCCAATACTACGTTCATGTGATCACCGTTAGATACTGTTCCAACAGTCGCCATGCACGTATTCAGTACAAGTCTCATCTCACCAGACGGAAGTTTTACAGTTACGTATTTCCCGTCACGGGCTACGATCTGTGCATAACCTCCGGCACTTCTTACCATTGCGGCACCTTTACCCGGCTTCAATTCCACACAGTGTACAATTGTACCCATAGGAATATTGACCACTGGCATCGCGTTGCCCACTTCTGGAGCAACTTGCTCACCGGAAATCACTGTCTGTCCCACTGACAAACCTTCCGGGGCGATAATGTAGGCCTTAGCTCCATCTGCATAATATAGTAGGGCGAGACGTGCCGTTCTGTTTGGATCATACTCAATAGCTTTAACTACTGCAGGTACACCGAACTTGTTTCTTTTGAAGTCTACAAGACGTAGTCTTCTCTTATGACCACCGCCGATATTGCGGACAGTCATTTTGCCTTCATTATTTCGTCCACCTGACTTCTTGATAGGAGCAAGAAGAGATTTTTCCGGCTTTGACTTGGTAATCTCGTCAAATGCGGGAGCTACTCTGAATCTTGTTCCTGGAGTTACAGGCTTCAACTTTTTAATTGCCATGATATAGATTCAATTAAATTTCTCCGTAAAAATCAATCACTTCACCATCGGCTACTTGCACGATTGCTTTCTTGAAAGCATTGGTAAAGCCTGAAACCACTTTAGCTTTGGTGTATCTTGACTTATGCTTTGCAGCATATCTGATGGTTCTCACTGAAACCACCTTCACACCAAACGTTTTCTCTACAGCATGTTTGATTTCCGGTTTCTTCGCGGTTTTTTCCACGATGAATCCATAAACGCCTCTTTCGTTCATGGCAGAAATCTTTTCTGTAATTAAAGGCTGCTTTAGAATATCCATTGTCTTATTTCGATAAAATGGTTTCCAACTTACTGATAGAACCCTCACAGATCACTAGGTGATCAGCGTTAAGAACTTGGTAAGTATTTACATCATTTACAGTCACAACTTTTGCCTTAGGCAAGTTTCTGCTGGAAAGGAATACGTTGGTATTTTCCTCAGGAAGTACCAATAACGTCTTCTTATCCCCTAGAGACAATCCATCAAGCAATGCCATGTAGCTTTTAGTTTTTGGAGCGTCAAATGAAATGCTTTCCAATACTGACAAGCTGTTATCTTTCACTTTATAAGCAAGTGCAGATTTTCTGGCAAGTTGTTTTACCTTTTTATTCAATTTGAAAGAATAGTCTCTCGGCTGTGGGCCGAACACTCTTCCCCCTCCTCGGAATAGCGGCGACTTGATAGATCCTGCACGAGCACTACCCGTGCCCTTTTGCTTTTTGATCTTACGAGTAGAACCTGCTATCTCATTTCTTTCTTTGGACTTGTGCGTTCCCTGTCTTTGGTTGGCCAAGTACTGCTTTACATCAAGGTAGATCGCATGATCGTTAGGTACGATTGCGAAGATCTCATCAGACAAGCTGATTTTTCTACCCGTGTCTTCTCCTTTTTGATTAATTACTGCTAATTCCATGGCTTACTTCTCTAGAATAACGTAAGAATTTTTAGGACCAGGTACAGATCCAGAAACCAATAATAGGTTTTTGTCAGCATAGATTTTCAACACTTTAAGGTTGACTACCTTTACTCTGTCTCCGCCCGTTCTACCAGCCATTCTCATTCCTTTGAATACTCTGGATGGCCAAGAACATGCACCAATTGAACCTGGATGCCTGCCTCTGTTGTGCTGACCGTGGGTTTGTCCACCCACACCAGCAAAACCGTGACGTTTTACTACACCCTGGAATCCTTTACCTTTTGAAGTCCCGATAGCATCTACGAAGTCACCTTCGATAAATACTTCACCAGCCTTCACAGTAGCCCCTAGATCTACCTGGCCATCAAACTCGACCCGGAAATCTCTGAACTCAACAACTTTATGCTTTGGTGTTGTACCGGCCTTCTTAAAATGACCGATCAATGGCTTTGGCGTATTTTTCTCTTTACGCTCACCATAAGCCAACTGCACTGCGTTGTACCCGTCTGTTTCAACGTTTTTTACTTGCGTCACTACACAAGGACCAGCTTCTATTAGCGTGCATGCGACATTACGTCCATCGGCACTGAAAATGCTAGTCATTCCTACTTTTCTACCTATTATACCAGACATCTTTTATTAAGATAATATAATAACCCACAAGCATTTACCTGCTGGGGCTCCTTTTAAAGGACTGCAAAGTTACTGAAATTAAATTCTGCAACAAATCCGAAATCCTAAATTTTAAATGTATTCCAAAATATTTCTGTGGAACTCAGGCATTTATCCAAGAAAAGTGCAGTTCCAGGCAACCGAGGAGGATAGCCTGAAGTGAGAAATGTAAAATTATAAGCCCTGCTCTACTTTAATACTATTTACCGTATCATAGTACCTTGACTTTTTACTCCTGATTCATGGTACTTGGTTCCCAACGCTTGACTCTTTGTTCTTGCCTCTTGACAATATTTGTCCAATCAAAAAAAGACCTGCTTTTCAGAGCAGGTCTTTTGTCTTTTAATCCAGTCCTATCAGACCTTGATCTCTACATCAACTCCACTTGGAAGCTCGATTTTCATCAAAGCATCCACTGTTTTGGAAGAGTTGGAATAGATGTCTACCAATCTCTTGTACGTACAAAGCTGGTATTGATCTCTAGCTTTTTTACTTACATGTGGAGACTTCAGCACTGTGAATTTCTCCTTCTTGGTAGGCAATGGAATTGGCCCTACTACTACTGCGCCAGTGGCTTTCACTGCCTTTACAATCTTCTCTGATGACTTATCCACCAGGCTGTGATCGTATGATTTTAGTTTTATTCTGATTTTCTGATTCATCGCAAATATTATTTAGTCCTTCTGACCTTTTACTGTAGCAATTACACCTTCGGCAATGTTGTTAGGCACTGTTTCATAGTGAGAGAATGTCAATGAAGCTGTTGCTCTACCAGAGGTGATTGTTCTAAGGTCAGTGATGTAACCAAACAACTCAGACAATGGTACTGAAGCTTTGATTACGGAAGAAGTACCTTTAGTATCCATTCCTTTCATCAAACCTCTTCTTCTGTTTAAGTCACCGGTGATTGGACCGGTATACTCATCAGGAGAAACTACATCCACTGCCATGATAGGCTCTAGTAATTGAGGCTTACATTTCTTCGCTGCATCTTTGAAGCCAAGTCTAGCTGCCAATTCGAAAGAAAGTGCATCTGAATCGACGTCGTGGAATGAACCATGGAACAATCGTACTTTCATTGACTCGATAGGATATCCTGCCAATGGTCCGTTCTTCATAGACTCAGCGAATCCTTTTTGGATTGAAGGAATAAATTCCTTAGGAATCACACCACCTACGATAGCATTCACAAAGTCAAGTCCCGGTTTGATTTCACCTGTTTCAGGATCAGGATCCCTAGGGCTAAGCTCGAATGAAATATCCGCAAATTTACCCTTACCACCTGTCTGCTTCTTGTAAACCTCTTTGTGTTCGACGGAACCAAACAAAGCCTCTTTGTAAGCAACCTGAGGAGCACCTTGGTTGATCTCAACCTTGAATTCTCTCTTCAGACGGTCAATGATGATATCCAAGTGAAGTTCACCCATACCTCTCAAGATAGTCTGGCCTGTTTCGTGGTCAGTATTTACTTGAAGTGTAGGATCTTCCTCTACCAGTTTGGCTATAGCCATACCCAGCTT contains:
- the rplX gene encoding 50S ribosomal protein L24, which codes for MVKKMNKQTKLHIKTGDTVKVIAGDDKGKTGKVLSVDKLKSRAIVEGLNMITKHVKPTAAKPQGGIEKKEASIHISNLKLVDPKTGEATRTGRKEGENGKLVRYSKKTGEVING
- the rplN gene encoding 50S ribosomal protein L14, producing MIQQESRLSVADNSGAKEVLVIRVLGGTKKRYASIGDKVVVTVKSALSSSSMKKGTVSRAVIVRTRKEIRRKDGSYIRFEDNAAVLLNNNDEPRGTRIFGPVARELREKQFMKIVSLAPEVL
- the rpsQ gene encoding 30S ribosomal protein S17; the protein is MATIERNLRKERVGKVVSNKMDKSITVAVERRVKHAMYGKFVAKTTKFMAHDEKNECNPGDLVKISETRPLSKNKRWRVVEIIERAK
- the rpmC gene encoding 50S ribosomal protein L29 — protein: MKNTEINSLSVSEIAERLVAEQENLTKLRFAHSISPIENPNRIRETKRFIARLKTALAAK
- the rplP gene encoding 50S ribosomal protein L16; translated protein: MLQPKRTKYRKMQKGRVKGIAQRGHTLSFGNFGIKSLEPGWITSRQIEAARIAMTRAMKREGQVWIRIFPDKPITKKPAEVRMGKGKGAPEYWVAVIKPGTILFEATGVSLETAQEALRLAQQKLPVSTRFVVRRDYAEL
- the rpsC gene encoding 30S ribosomal protein S3; the encoded protein is MGQKINPIGFRLGVVKGWDSNWYGGKDFAEKLHEDQKIRKYVLARIPKGGISKVIIERTLKRITLTIHTARPGVVIGKGGAEVDKLKEELKNITNKDIQINIFEIKRPELDAKLVGESIAQQLQARISFRRAMKQAIAASMRVGAEGIKVKLSGRLGGAEMARSEMYKEGRIPLHTLRADIDYALSEALTVYGLIGIKVWIFKGEVYGKRDLSPNQGAANEPKGARNAGPKRNDGPRRRKRNN
- the rplV gene encoding 50S ribosomal protein L22, with product MEALAKLNNVPTSPRKMRLVADLVRGKRVGLALSILKFTPNHGAIRLEKLLLSAVANWQAKNPDAKLEEADLFIKTVMVDEGRSLKRLRPAPQGRGHRIRKRSNHVTLIVDSFNDQEVTADVVETNEKAN
- the rpsS gene encoding 30S ribosomal protein S19, giving the protein MARSLKKGPYIEHHLVKKVDAQNESGKKSVIKTWSRKSMISPDFVGHTFAVHNGNKFIPVFVTDNMVGHKLGEFAPTRNFRGHIAKKDKGKR
- the rplB gene encoding 50S ribosomal protein L2 → MAIKKLKPVTPGTRFRVAPAFDEITKSKPEKSLLAPIKKSGGRNNEGKMTVRNIGGGHKRRLRLVDFKRNKFGVPAVVKAIEYDPNRTARLALLYYADGAKAYIIAPEGLSVGQTVISGEQVAPEVGNAMPVVNIPMGTIVHCVELKPGKGAAMVRSAGGYAQIVARDGKYVTVKLPSGEMRLVLNTCMATVGTVSNGDHMNVVLGKAGRKRWLGSRPRVRGVAMNPVDHPMGGGEGRSSGGHPRSRKGLLSKGKKTRSPKKYSNKFIVSKRSK
- the rplW gene encoding 50S ribosomal protein L23 → MDILKQPLITEKISAMNERGVYGFIVEKTAKKPEIKHAVEKTFGVKVVSVRTIRYAAKHKSRYTKAKVVSGFTNAFKKAIVQVADGEVIDFYGEI
- the rplD gene encoding 50S ribosomal protein L4 is translated as MELAVINQKGEDTGRKISLSDEIFAIVPNDHAIYLDVKQYLANQRQGTHKSKERNEIAGSTRKIKKQKGTGSARAGSIKSPLFRGGGRVFGPQPRDYSFKLNKKVKQLARKSALAYKVKDNSLSVLESISFDAPKTKSYMALLDGLSLGDKKTLLVLPEENTNVFLSSRNLPKAKVVTVNDVNTYQVLNADHLVICEGSISKLETILSK
- the rplC gene encoding 50S ribosomal protein L3; this encodes MSGIIGRKVGMTSIFSADGRNVACTLIEAGPCVVTQVKNVETDGYNAVQLAYGERKEKNTPKPLIGHFKKAGTTPKHKVVEFRDFRVEFDGQVDLGATVKAGEVFIEGDFVDAIGTSKGKGFQGVVKRHGFAGVGGQTHGQHNRGRHPGSIGACSWPSRVFKGMRMAGRTGGDRVKVVNLKVLKIYADKNLLLVSGSVPGPKNSYVILEK
- the rpsJ gene encoding 30S ribosomal protein S10 — its product is MNQKIRIKLKSYDHSLVDKSSEKIVKAVKATGAVVVGPIPLPTKKEKFTVLKSPHVSKKARDQYQLCTYKRLVDIYSNSSKTVDALMKIELPSGVDVEIKV